The Lysobacter enzymogenes DNA segment GTTGGTGGCCGAGGATCGCCGCGCCTGGCATGCCGGCGCGGGACGCTGGGGCGAGATCGGCGACCTCAACTCGGTCTCGATCGGCATCGAACTCGACAACGACGGCAGCGAGCCGTTCGCTGAAGCGCAGGTGCAAAGCCTGTTGCGCCTGCTCGACGACCTGACCCGGCGCTTGGGCATCGATCGACAGGCGATCCTCGCCCACGGCGACCTCGCGCCGAGCCGCAAGAGCGATCCGAGCGTGCTGTTTCCATGGAAGCGCCTGGCCGATGCCGGCTTCGGCCTGTGGCCGCGCGAACCGCTCGCGCCGCCGCCGCCGGGCTTCGACCCGTGGGCCGCGCTGCGCCTGATCGGCTACGACCTGCGCGACCCCGGCGCGGCGTTGGCCTCGTTCCACCGCCGCTTCCGCGGCAATGAAGCGCGCGAGTGGCAGGCGGGCGACGCGGAGGTGTTGTACGACCTGCAGCGGCAGTTGCTGGCGCTGCCCGAGGGCGCGCCGCCGCCGTTGCCCGCGCCGCCGTTGCGATGAACTGCGGCCCGTAGGTACGGCGACCTGAGCCGAGAGCGTCGGGGCTGAAGCCCCTCCCACAAGTGCCCAGTGGTGCTCGCAGGCACTTGTGGGAGGGGCTTCAGCCCCGACGCTTTCCGATCCGCCGACCAGACCAGACCCGCGCCGAACCGAACCGCGCCGCTCAAGCGATCGCCACCGCCTCGATCTCCACCAGCCAGCCGGGATTGACCAATCCGGCCACCTGCACCCGCGTACGCGCCACCAACCGCGGCTGCTCCGGCGTGCCGAACCAGCGCGCGTACGCGCGCGAGAAGCCTTCGTTGTCCATGCGCCCGCCCAGAGCCGGGTCGCCGACCACGTACACGCGCAGTTGCACCAGGTCGCCCATCGTCAGTCCGAGCCCGCGCAAGCTGCGTTGCGGTTCGCCCAAGGTCCCGTCGGTCTGGGCGAAGGTATCGCCGTAGGCGGCGATGCTGTCGGCCGGGGCCGAGGCGTCGATCACCGGCGGCGTATGCCCGCTGAGCAGCACCAGTTCGCAGCCCGGCGGCAGCGTCGTGGCGGCCAGGAACGGCAGCGCGCCGCCCGAGGCGAGCAGACGGTCGCCGGCCTGCGGTCCCTGCGCGTGGCCGTCGCCGCCGTCGAAGCGGTGCCGGCGCACGGTTTCGCCCGCGCCGCTCATGCTGCCGCCTCGGTGGCGAGTTCGTAGGGCATCGTTTCGCGCGCGTTGCGCAGGGCCAGCGCCCACCAGCGCAGCCGCGCCAAGGCCGTGTCCATCGCCGCGTGCGCGGCCTGCGGCTCGCGCAGTTCGCCGTCGGGGCCGAACTGGCGCCAGGCGTGGGCCAGGCACACGCCGTCGCGCAAGGTCGCTGCGTGCAATTCGCCGAACACCTGGCGCAGCTGCTCGATCGCGCGCAGCCCGCCGGAACTGGCGCCGTAGCTGACGAAGGCCACCGGTTTGGCCCGCCAGGGTTCGTAGCAGGCGTCGATCAGCGCCTTCAGCGCCGCCGGATAGCCGTGGTTGTATTCGGGCGTGACGATCACGAACGCGTCGGCGGCGTGCAGGCGCTGGCGCAACTGCTGCAGTTGCGCCTCGTCGGCGCGGCTGGGGCGGCCCGACAGCGGCCATTCGACCGGATCGATGCGGTCGACGTCGAAACCGCCGTGGCGGGCGATGCGGCGCTGCGCCCACTCGCCGACCACGTCGCAGAAACGCCCTTCGCGCGCGCTGCCGTAAACCAGCGCGAGGCGGAGATTGGAAGCCATGGCAAAGCACCTTCGGGGGAAGTGCCCCGCAGGCTAATACCTCAACCAAACCTCAGGTCAAGCGCGTCCCGCCCGAAGCTGCTGTAGGCGCTGCGCAAGCTGCGACCGCGACACCGCACATCCGTCGTCATCGCCGTCCCGCGACCGCACTCGCGCAGTTCCCGCAATGAGCGAAACCGCCGCGATCACACGGCGGCTTCCGGCGCGCGCCGCAGCTTGTAGATCACCGCGCCCACCACCAGCGCGATCGCCGCGGCGATCAGGTTTTTTACGCTGGCGCTGGCCAGCAGCCCCAGCGACAGCACGATCGCCGCGATCGGGATCAACGGCCCGCCCGGCAGGTGCAGCGCGCCCTCGCGGCCGCGGTGGCGCTTTTGCAGCACCAGCACCGACACCGCGGTGCCGATGTAGGTGCACAGCCGCGCCACCACCGACAGCAGCGCCAACTGCTGGAACGAGCCGGTCAGCGCCAGCGCCAGCGCGATCGCGCCGAGCAGCAGCACCGCCCGCGCCGGGGTGTGGAAGCGAGGATGGATCGCGCCGAGCGCACGCGGGCCGTAGCCGTCGCGCGACAGCGCCAGCAGGTAGCGCGGCCCCATCATCACCGTGTTGCTGTTGGTGCCCAGGATCGAGATCGCCGCGCCGACCGTCAGCACCAGCGCCAGGCCGGTGCCGCTGAAATGCGCGGCCGCCTCGGCCAGCGGACTGGTCGACTGGGCGATGCCGGGCAAGGTGCCCAGGGCGACGAGCTGCACGGCGAAGTAGACGATCGTCACCAGCACGATCATGGTCAGCAGCGCGAACGGCACGTCGCGGCGTGGGTTGCGGTATTCGCCGGCCGCCGCGGGCAGGTTCTCGAAGCCGGCGTAGGCGAACAGCAGCAACAACGCCGCTTCGCCGAGGTGGTCCATCGGCAGCGGCGCACCGGAATGCAGCAGCGCGGGGTCGAAGTAGAACGCGCCGATCGCCACGAACAGCACCAACGGCACCAGCTTGCCGATCGCCAGGGCCACGCCGGCGCGCGCGGCGGTGCGCACGCCCAGCACGTTGATCAGCACCAGCAGGCCGAGCGAACCGGCGACGATGAACACCCGCGCCGGCCCGGCCTTGGCCGCCGGCCAGAACAGCGCCACCGCCTCGGCCAGGCCGTTGCTGAGCGAGGCGGCGGTGGAGATGCGGGTGACCAGCAGCATCCAGCCGACCTCGAAGCCGGCGAACGGGCCGAACGCCTCGCGCGCATACAGATAGCCTCCGCCGGGCTGGTCGAAATAGCTCGCCGCCTGCGCGTAGCACAGCACCAGCAGCGCCACGGCGAAGCCGGCCAGCAGCACCGCCCACAAGCTGGCCGGCCCGAGCAGCATCGCCGCGGTCGCCGGCAGCAGGTAGATGCCGCTGCCGATCACGTCGTTGATCGACAGGCCGACGATCTGCCAGCGGCTGACCGCGCGCACGGTGCCGGCGTCGCCGGGGGCAGGGCTGGGATCGGACAGGGAAGGGGATGCGGCAGGTACGCGGACGGAAGTCGGCTCGCTCGACGGCTGGCTCAAGACGTTGTTCCCCTCGCTCGGTGGCGGGCGGCGCGCGCGGCGGCCGCGATGGGCCACCTTAGTGCCAGCGCCGCGCCGACCGCAATGCGCACTGCGGCATGTGCCGCCGCCGCATCGGCATGAGCGCGGCGCACGGCTCGCGGACACATGCGGGCGCGCATGAATCCGCCGCGTTCGTAAACGTTTTGTTTCGTTCAGGCGGCGCGTGCGGGCGCCGCAGTGGATTAGCGATTAGCCGATCACGCTTTCATGCGCGATCGCGTCGCGGCCTAGCGCAGCCGCCGCCATGGCTGGTTAAAGAAACGTAGCCGTGGCGCTCGCCGCCCCGTTTGCGTTCATCGCGGTGACGGCAGTGTGCAGCCCGTGCCGTCCCACTTCCCCTGCGGCACGCGCAGCCGGCCGCGGCTGCGGCGGCCCCCTCGGTGTTCCCCCGCACCGCGCCGCAGCCGCGGCCGTAGCCATGAACCGGCCGAGCCGCGGCCCCGCGGGCCGGCCGAACCAACCAAGAGGTGCATGCTTCCATGAAGATCGATCTCCGCACTGCCGCCTACGCTTCGATCGTGCTGGGCGCGCTGTCGCTCGCCGCGTGCGCGAGCAAGGGCGAAACCACGCCGGACGCGCCGGCGTCCTCTTCGAGTACGCCGTCCAGCGCCCCGGCCGACGCCGCCACCGCGCCGCCGCCGACCAGCGGCGACGGCGGCTGATTCCCGCGCCCGGCCGCCGGAGCGGGCGGCCGGGCCCCGTTTTTGCGGGCGCGGTGCGGCCGGGCGAGTCGGCGGCGTCGCGCCCGTTTTTTCGGGTCGAGACAAATCTGGCGTGCGGTCGGAGAACGCCGCGGCTCAAGCCCCTCCCGCGTAGCGCCGTCCTCGACAAGCGGGCAACGACAACGACGGCGGCGGGAGGGGCTTGAGCCCCGGCGCTCTTGGCGCGGTGGGAGGGCTTCGGCCCCGAGGCTCACGGTTCGGGTCGCTGCTCGGCATCGGATCGGAAGGCGTCGGGCCTGAAGGCCCTCCCACAAGAGCGGTTTTCCCGGCCAGCGGCGCGGCCAGCACGCTTTTGTGGGAGGGGCTTCAGCCCCGACGCTTTCGGCTCGGGTCGCCGCGCGGCGTCGGATCGGAAGGCATCGGGCCTGAAGGCCCTCCCACCAGAGCGGTACACCGGCCGGCGGCGCGACAGGCGCGCTTTTGTGGGAGTGCTTGAGCCCGAGGCTTTCGGCTCGGGTCGCTGCGCGGCAGCGGATCGGAAGGCATCGGGCCTGAAGGCGCTCCCACCAGAGCGGTACACCGGCCGGCGGCGCGACAAGCGCGCTTTTGTGGGAGGGGCTTCAGCCCCGACGCTTCCGGCTCAGGTCGCCGCGCGGCATCGGGCCTGAATCCACGCAAGCGGAGTCGCCCCGCAAGCTGAATGAACGTTTCGCCCGTCCCCTGACTTCCGGCGCTGTCCGGGCCGCCCCGCGGCCCTAGAATCGCGCTCCATGACCGCCCCCGCGCGCCCCCGCACCCTGGTTCTGCGCTTCGCCGCCGCCTTCGCCCTGCTGGCGCTGGCGAACACGGCCGTGCAGGCGCGCACCGTGTACCGCTGCGTGCGCGACGGCACCGTCAGCCTCGCCACCGCGCCCGAACCGGGTTCGCGCTGCGAAGCCAAACAGATCGACGACAACGCGGTGAAGCTGCCGAACCTGTGGGGCGAGCTCGGCGTCATCAACGGCAACCTCTACGAGCGCCAGCAGGACGGCAAGACCGTCTACAGCACGCGCAACCTGCCCGGTTCGGTGCGGGTGATGGGCTTCAGCGTGGAAACGCCGCCGGGAGAGCCGGCGCATCCGGGCCTGGGCAAGGTCGGCAAGCCGCAGTTGGACAAGTTCGCCGCGCAGTTCCGCAGCGCGGCCAAGGCCAACGGCCTGGACGACGCCTGGTTGCGCGCGATCGCCCACGCCGAAAGCGGCTTCGACGCGCAAGCGGTGTCGAGCAAGGGCGCGCAGGGCGTGATGCAGCTGATGCCGGACACCGCGAAGGAATACGGCGTGGTCGATCCGTTCTCCTCGGACGAATCGATCAAGGCCGGCGCGCGCCACCTCAAGTCGCTGCTGCGGCGCTACAACAACGACCTGACCCTGGCCACGGCCGCCTACAACGCCGGCATCGGCACGGTGACGCGCTACCGCGGCGTGCCGCCGTACCGCGAAACCCAGGAGTACATCGCCAAGGTCGAGGCGCTGGTGCAGCGCTATCAGTTGGCGTTGGGGACGCGCAAGCCGGCGTTGCGCGCGGCGCAGTGAAGGAAGCAGGAGTGAGCGCGGAGGAGCGAGCGAGAGCACAAGCGCGCGGGCGCAGCAAAGAAAAAGCGGGCTGAAGCCCGCTTTTTCTTTGCTGCCGCAGAGCAAGCGCGAAGCGCCGCAAACGCTCGCTCCTCACTCCTCCACGCTCACTCCTGCTTCAAAGAGGCGTAAGCCGCAGCAACCGCGCATTCGTCCCATCCTCGAGCAACCACACATCGCCATTAGGCCCTTGCTCGACCTCGCGGATGCGCTTGCCCATCGGATAGCGCTCGGCTTCGGCCGCGGTATTGCCGTTGAACTTGACCCGCACCAGCGCCTGCGAGGCGAGGCCGCCGATCAGGCCGCTGCCGGCCCAGTTCGGGAAGCGGGTGCCCGAGTAGATCACGAAGCCGGCCGGCGCGATCACCGGGTTCCACCACGCTTCCGGCGCGTTGAGGTCGGGGCGGGTGTTGTGGCGCGGGATCGGCGTGCCGTCGTAGTGGTCGCCCTGCGAGACCAGCGGCCAGCCGTAGTTGGAGCCGCGCTCGATCAGGTTGAGTTCGTCGCCGCCCTTGGGCCCCATCTCGTGGGTCCACAGCTTGTTCTGCGCATCGAACGCGATGCCGAGCAGGTTGCGGTGGCCGTAGGACCACACCGTCGCGGCGACGCCGCCGCGGTTGTAGAAGGGATTGTCGGTCGGCACGCTGCCGTCGTCGTTGAGCCGGATCACCTTGCCCAGCGGCGAGTTGAGGTCCTGCGCGGGGTCGAACTTCTGCCGCTCGCTGGAGGTGATCCACAGCTTGTGGTCCGGGCCGAACGCGAGGCGGTGGCCGTAGTGGTTGCTGCCGCTGAGCTTGGGCTGGCGCCACAGCACCTGCAGGTTGCTCAGCGAGCCGCCGGAACTGGTGAGGTTGAGCTTGGCGCGCGCGACGGTGGCGCCGGCGGTGCCGCTGGTCGTGCCTCTCTCGGCGTAGCTGATGTAGATCAGGCTGTTGGTCGCGAACTGCGGATGCAGGATCACGTCGCCGAATCCGCCCTGGCCGCCGTAGGCCACGGCCGGCACGCCGGTGATGGTCTGCGCGCTGCCGCCGATGGTCAGCACCTTGAGCACGCCGCGCTTCTCGGTGACCAGCAGGCGGCCGTTGGGCAGGAAGGTCATCGCCCAGGGTTCGTTGAAACGCGCCACTTCGGTGGCGGTGAACGGGTTGGCCTTGGCCGCGCCCGCGTCGTCGGCCGGCGCATCGTGCGCGCTGGCGGTGGTGGCGGCCGCGGACAGGGCCAGCGCGGCAACGCACGACAGGCATAGCGTCTTGAGTTTCATCGGAAGTCTCCGGCGTGGGCGTGAGGGGAGGCCGGCCGAGAGTGCCACCCGCCGCGCGCGCGATCTTGCGACCGCCTCGGCAGTTCATCGCCGCCGTGCAGGCATGGCGAACGATCTTCAACCGCGATCACGCGCGCAATGTGGCTTGCGCGCTAGGAAATCGTAAGCGCGCGAGATGGCCGCGCGCAGGCGCCCGCATCGGTGCTGTACGCAGGTCACGCGATTGCTGCGGCTGCGCAAACCCGCCGAGCCGGAGCCCTGCGGCGAAGCTGCGTTCGCACGCGTAGCGACCGATGCGCGTGCGCCGCCGGCGCCCGCGTGAGGCCATCGCGTTCGCGGGCCGGTATCCGCCCCGGCGCGCGCGATCTTCAGGCCAGCGCCTTGGGCGCGTCGAACGGCAGCAGTTCCACTCCTTCCGCGCGCGCCAGCACCCGCGCCTCGGCCTGGCCGAGCAGCTCGCGGTCGCCGTCGATCACCACCAGGATGCGGCCGCTGCGGATGTGCGCATCGAACTTGCGCCGGATCGGATCGGGCAGCGACGACCCCACCAGCGCCGAGGCCCAGCAACCGACCATCGCGCCGGCGGCGAGCGCGGCGGCGGTGCCGGCGACGGTCAGGCCGATCGGCGTGACCACCACCGCCAGCAGCCCGGCGAGCAGGCCGGCGGCGCCGCCGTAGCCCGCGCCGCGCAGCGCCGCGGGCATCAGGTCGGTGTCGGCTTCCTTGCGTTCGTCGGGGATCGATTCCAGCTCGATGTCCGAGCGCGCGATCAGCAGGATGTCGTCGTCGCGCACGCCGGCCTCGCGCGCGGCGTCCATCGCCGCCTGCGCGCTGGCGAGGTGGGGAGTACTGAATACATGACGGGTCTTCATGTCGCCCTCCGCGCGCCGCCGTCGCTGGCGTTCGCGAAGGAACGCCGGTCGCAGCCCGGCCGGGCACGGCGGCGATGCCTGCACGGCCGTGGCGAAACCAGCGTCCGCCGCGATGGGTTAAAACGCGGTGAGACGCGCCGCGCCGCTCGTCGGCCGGTTCGCGCAGGGATTCGATCGGCCCGGCGCCAGCGGGCCGCGACGGCGCGACGCCCGACGGCGACCTGGGATGAGGATCGTCACTGGACGCGACCGCGCCGGCCGCGCATCCTGCGGCCGCTGTCGCATCGTTTCTTAGGTTCTCTCATGGAGTCGCCGCATGCTGCCCAGCGTGGAAGCGTATTGCCCGTATTGCGGCGAACCGATCGATCTGCTGGTCGACGACTCCGCCGGCGATCAGCGTTATATCGAGGATTGCCAGGTCTGCTGCCGCCCGATCGTGGTCGCGGTGAGCGTGGACGAGGACGGCGAGCCGCGCGTGGACGTGTTCGCCGAGAACGAAGCGTGAGGCCGACGCCGACGGCGGCGCTGAGCCCGGCTGCGTGCGGCTTGGCCGCCGCGCCGTTTCCGGAGTGCGGCACGCGCGGCGAGAGCGGCGAGCCGTGGGCGCCGGATGGGCATTCGAAAGCGTCCGCGCGCGATCCCGCCGGC contains these protein-coding regions:
- a CDS encoding RidA family protein, translating into MSGAGETVRRHRFDGGDGHAQGPQAGDRLLASGGALPFLAATTLPPGCELVLLSGHTPPVIDASAPADSIAAYGDTFAQTDGTLGEPQRSLRGLGLTMGDLVQLRVYVVGDPALGGRMDNEGFSRAYARWFGTPEQPRLVARTRVQVAGLVNPGWLVEIEAVAIA
- a CDS encoding PQQ-dependent sugar dehydrogenase yields the protein MKLKTLCLSCVAALALSAAATTASAHDAPADDAGAAKANPFTATEVARFNEPWAMTFLPNGRLLVTEKRGVLKVLTIGGSAQTITGVPAVAYGGQGGFGDVILHPQFATNSLIYISYAERGTTSGTAGATVARAKLNLTSSGGSLSNLQVLWRQPKLSGSNHYGHRLAFGPDHKLWITSSERQKFDPAQDLNSPLGKVIRLNDDGSVPTDNPFYNRGGVAATVWSYGHRNLLGIAFDAQNKLWTHEMGPKGGDELNLIERGSNYGWPLVSQGDHYDGTPIPRHNTRPDLNAPEAWWNPVIAPAGFVIYSGTRFPNWAGSGLIGGLASQALVRVKFNGNTAAEAERYPMGKRIREVEQGPNGDVWLLEDGTNARLLRLTPL
- a CDS encoding N-acetylmuramoyl-L-alanine amidase, translating into MTSRSLPLSAVLCAALALAGCASAPPHNALAQWRGSPNHNERRAQLIVLHHTQMDSAGQALRTLQTANSQGRVSAHYLVGEDGRIYQLVAEDRRAWHAGAGRWGEIGDLNSVSIGIELDNDGSEPFAEAQVQSLLRLLDDLTRRLGIDRQAILAHGDLAPSRKSDPSVLFPWKRLADAGFGLWPREPLAPPPPGFDPWAALRLIGYDLRDPGAALASFHRRFRGNEAREWQAGDAEVLYDLQRQLLALPEGAPPPLPAPPLR
- a CDS encoding CPXCG motif-containing cysteine-rich protein → MLPSVEAYCPYCGEPIDLLVDDSAGDQRYIEDCQVCCRPIVVAVSVDEDGEPRVDVFAENEA
- a CDS encoding NADPH-dependent FMN reductase, with product MASNLRLALVYGSAREGRFCDVVGEWAQRRIARHGGFDVDRIDPVEWPLSGRPSRADEAQLQQLRQRLHAADAFVIVTPEYNHGYPAALKALIDACYEPWRAKPVAFVSYGASSGGLRAIEQLRQVFGELHAATLRDGVCLAHAWRQFGPDGELREPQAAHAAMDTALARLRWWALALRNARETMPYELATEAAA
- a CDS encoding APC family permease, yielding MSDPSPAPGDAGTVRAVSRWQIVGLSINDVIGSGIYLLPATAAMLLGPASLWAVLLAGFAVALLVLCYAQAASYFDQPGGGYLYAREAFGPFAGFEVGWMLLVTRISTAASLSNGLAEAVALFWPAAKAGPARVFIVAGSLGLLVLINVLGVRTAARAGVALAIGKLVPLVLFVAIGAFYFDPALLHSGAPLPMDHLGEAALLLLFAYAGFENLPAAAGEYRNPRRDVPFALLTMIVLVTIVYFAVQLVALGTLPGIAQSTSPLAEAAAHFSGTGLALVLTVGAAISILGTNSNTVMMGPRYLLALSRDGYGPRALGAIHPRFHTPARAVLLLGAIALALALTGSFQQLALLSVVARLCTYIGTAVSVLVLQKRHRGREGALHLPGGPLIPIAAIVLSLGLLASASVKNLIAAAIALVVGAVIYKLRRAPEAAV
- a CDS encoding lytic transglycosylase domain-containing protein, coding for MTAPARPRTLVLRFAAAFALLALANTAVQARTVYRCVRDGTVSLATAPEPGSRCEAKQIDDNAVKLPNLWGELGVINGNLYERQQDGKTVYSTRNLPGSVRVMGFSVETPPGEPAHPGLGKVGKPQLDKFAAQFRSAAKANGLDDAWLRAIAHAESGFDAQAVSSKGAQGVMQLMPDTAKEYGVVDPFSSDESIKAGARHLKSLLRRYNNDLTLATAAYNAGIGTVTRYRGVPPYRETQEYIAKVEALVQRYQLALGTRKPALRAAQ